The proteins below are encoded in one region of Apteryx mantelli isolate bAptMan1 chromosome 25, bAptMan1.hap1, whole genome shotgun sequence:
- the TRIM33 gene encoding E3 ubiquitin-protein ligase TRIM33 has protein sequence MAENKGGGGGGEGAAEAGPGGGGGLEPAAASLSVAAPPAPAAALPEEQESPGAAAAAAERGPGEAEAEAAAGPGAAPGPGPSPVPPLTPAAPGPFSLLDTCAVCAQSLQSRREAEPKLLPCLHSFCRRCLPEPERQLSVPVPGGANGDIQQVGVIRCPICRQECRQIDLVDNYFVKDTSETPSSSDEKSEQVCTSCEDNASAVGFCVECGEWLCKTCIEAHQRVKFTKDHMIRKKEDVSSEAVGASGQRPVFCPVHKQEQLKLFCETCDRLTCRDCQLLEHKEHRYQFLEEAFQNQKGAIENLLAKLLEKKNYVNFAATQVQNRIKEVNETNKRVEQEIKVAIFTLINEINKKGKSLLQQLENVTKERQMKLIQQQNDITGLSRQVKHVMNFTNWAIASGSSTALLYSKRLITFQLRHILKARCDPVPAANGAIRFHCDPTFWAKNVVNLGNLVIENKPTPSYTPNVVVGQAPPGTNHINKTPGQINLAQLRLQHMQQQVYAQKHQQLQQMRMGQPAGSVPRQTGPQILQQQPPRLISMQTMQRGNMNCGAFQAHQMRMAQNAARIPGIPRHNGPQYSMMQPHLQRQHSNPGHAGPFPVVSVHNNTINPTSPTTATMANANRGPTSPSVTAIELIPSVTNPENLPSLPDIPPIQLEDAGSSNLDNLLSRYISGSHLPPQPTSTMNPSPGPSALSPGSSGLSNSHTPVRPPSTSSTGSRGSCGSSGRTAEKTSMNFKSDQVKVKQEPGTEEEMCSFSGTVKQEKTEDGRRSACMLSSPESSLTPPLSTNLHLESELEALGSLENHVKTEPAELSESCKQSGHSLVNGKSPVRSLMHRSARVGGEGNNKEDDPNEDWCAVCQNGGDLLCCEKCPKVFHLTCHVPTLLSFPSGEWICTFCRDLSKPEVEYDCDNSQHSKKGKTAQGLSPVDQRKCERLLLYLYCHELSIEFQEPVPASIPNYYKIIKKPMDLSTVKKKLQKKHSQHYQTPEDFVADVRLIFKNCERFNEMMKVVQVYAETQEINLKADSEVAQAGKAVALYFEDKLTEIYPDRTFQPLPEFEQEEDDGEITEDSDEDFIQPRRKRLKSDERPVHIK, from the exons ATGGCGGAAAACAaaggaggtggcggcggcggggagggggccgcggagGCTGggccgggcggaggcggcggcctggagcccgccgccgcgtCCCTCTCGgtcgccgcgccgcccgcgcccgccgccgcgctgcccgagGAGCAGGAGagcccgggcgcggcggcggcggcggcggagcgcggtccTGGGGAGGCggaggccgaggcggcggcggggcccggggccgccccggggccgggccccagCCCGGTGCCGCCGCTgacgccggcggcgccggggcccttCTCGCTGCTGGACACCtgcgccgtgtgcgcgcagagcCTGCAGAGCCGGCGCGAGGCCGAGCCCAagctgctgccctgcctgcacTCCTTCTGCCGGCGCTGCCTGCCCGAGCCCGAGCGGCAGCTCAGCGTGCCCGTGCCCGGCGGGGCCAACGGCGACATCCAGCAAG TTGGTGTAATCAGATGTCCCATATGCCGCCAGGAGTGCAGACAGATAGACCTGGTGGATAACTACTTTGTAAAAGACACATCAGAAACGCCAAGTAGCTCTGATGAGAAATCGGAACAG GTGTGTACAAGCTGTGAAGATAATGCCAGTGCTGTTGGGTTTTGTGTGGAATGTGGGGAATGGTTGTGCAAAACTTGCATAGAAGCTCATCAGCGAGTAAAATTTACTAAAGATCATatgatcagaaaaaaagaggatgtatCTTCAG AGGCCGTGGGAGCATCTGGTCAACGTCCTGTCTTCTGTCCTGTCCACAAACAAGAGCAGTTAAAACTTTTCTGTGAAACATGTGACAGGCTGACCTGCAGAGACTGTCAGTTACTGGAACACAAAGAACACAG GTATCAATTTCTGGAAGAAGCTTTTCAGAACCAGAAGGGTGCAATTGAGAACCTGTTGGCCAAACTTCTTGAAAAGAAGAATTATGTAAATTTTGCAGCTACCCAAGTTCAGAATAG gataaaagaaGTAAATGAAACTAACAAACGAGTAGAACAGGAAATCAAAGTGGCTATATTCACCCTCATCAATGAAATcaataaaaagggaaaatctCTCTTACAGCAGCTTGAG AATGTAACAAAGGAGAGACAGATGAAGTTAATACAACAACAAAATGACATCACTGGTCTTTCGCGGCAAGTGAAGCATGTGATGAACTTTACTAATTGGGCTATTGCAAGTGGCAGCAGTACTGCTTTGCTATATAGTAAACGGCTG ATAACGTTCCAGCTGCGTCATATTTTAAAGGCACGTTGTGATCCTGTCCCAGCTGCCAATGGAGCAATACGCTTCCATTGTGATCCTACGTTCTGGGCAAAGAACGTCGTCAATTTAG gTAACCTTGTTATTGAAAACAAACCAACTCCTAGTTACACTCCTAATGTAGTAGTTGGACAAGCTCCCCCAGGAACAAACCATATCAACAAAACTCCAGGACAAATAAATCTAGCACAGCTGCGACTTCAGCATATGCAGCAGCAGGTGTATGCACAAAAACATCAGCAACTGCAGCAGATGAGGATGGGACAGCCGGCTGGGTCAGTTCCCAGGCAAACAGGTCCTCAAATCTTACAGCAGCAG CCTCCCAGGTTGATCAGCATGCAGACCATGCAGAGGGGTAACATGAACTGTGGGGCTTTCCAAGCACATCAGATGAGAATGGCTCAGAATGCTGCTCGTATACCAGGAATACCACGCCACAATGGACCACAATACTCCATGATGCAACCGCACCTCCAAAGACAA CATTCTAACCCTGGGCATGCGGGGCCTTTTCCAGTTGTTTCTGTGCACAACAACACTATTAACCCAACCAGTCCTACTACAGCAACAATGGCAAATGCAAACCGTGGTCCAACAAGTCCATCTGTCACAGCAATTGAACTCATTCCCTCTGTAACAAACCCAGAGAATTTACCTTCCCTGCCGGATATCCCACCCATCCAG cttGAAGATGCTGGTTCAAGCAATTTAGATAACCTCCTAAGTAGATATATTTCGGGCAGCCACCTACCCCCGCAACCTACAAGTACCATGAATCCCTCCCCAGGACCTTCAGCGCTATCTCCAGGGTCATCAG GTTTATCCAACTCTCACACTCCTGTGAGGCCACCTAGTACCTCCAGCACAGGTAGCAGAGGAAG CTGTGGCTCCTCAGGCAGAACTGCTGAGAAAACTAGCATGAACTTCAAGTCTGATCAAGTGAAAGTCAAGCAGGAGCCAGGGACAGAGGAAGAGATGTGCAGTTTCTCAGGAacagtaaaacaggaaaaaacagaggaTGGCAGAAGGAGTGCTTGCATG CTTAGCAGTCCTGAGAGCAGCTTGACACCGCCACTATCCACTAACTTGCATCTGGAAAGTGAACTGGAAGCCTTAGGAAGCCTTGAAAATCATGTAAAAACCGAACCAGCAGAATTAAGTGAAAGTTGCAAGCAGTCTGGACATAGTCTTGTAAATGGAAAATCCCCAGTGCGAAGTCTAATGCATCGATCAGCTAGAGTTGGAGGAGAAGGCAATAACAAAGAGGATGATCCAAATGAAGACTGGTGCGCTGTATGCCAAAATGGAGGGGATCTATTATGTTGTGAAAAGTGCCCAAAAGTGTTTCACCTGACCTGTCACGTACCAACACTTCTCAGCTTTCCAAG tgGGGAGTGGATATGTACATTCTGCAGAGATCTAAGCAAACCAGAGGTAGAATATGATTGTGACAATTCACAACACAGTAAGAAGGGGAAAACAGCACAAGGCCTCAGTCCTGTGGACCAAAGG AAATGTGAACGTCTCCTGCTTTACCTGTATTGTCATGAGCTGAGCATTGAATTTCAAGAGCCAGTCCCAGCCTCG ATACCAAActattataaaattataaagaaaCCAATGGATTTATCTACAGtgaaaaagaaactgcagaagaaacaTTCTCAACATTACCAAACTCCTGAGGATTTTGTGGCAGATGTCCGGCTGATCTTCAAGAACTGTGAAAGGTTTAATGAA